caaagaaaatccgcctgcttccacgcctcaacaatcatgaatttctcgttgtctggcatgtccgcagcaggcactggaggttcttcactagtgaatttctgcataccaagtgcggtaagccagaagaacaccctttgctgccatcctttgaagttggctctgGAAAATTTCCtcggtttctctgccggtggaacagcagtccggcttgacgaggctatcgtcgttgccgcaataggcgcagaagaatttccgttatcaattgccatttctcactgtaaacaacagaagagttcaattaatggcaaaatcagaacagtaaacaatactgttattaacaaaaatagtatgtataataaataaaatcgaagtttttatatactgtttcacagaaaaacgatgaagtttttatgttcttcaaatcgttttatgaatttctatactctgatgaagttttttatatcttcaaatcagaatagtaaaattcagaaggagtagaaaatcacacgggttttaatctccacaaacaaaatacagaatataataaattaatttccttaagaatgttataattctgtattgctgtaataaacaattaaactttctgaaaaaacaaaacagaaagttagtaatacttgtttaacgaaatagattctgaaaaacaaaacagtataggaataaatcgagctcactgaatacacagtgtggccttaagaaaattatttccctcaagtacccgaggtgctggagtatatcctcccaagatagaatgatttaactcacctgagtgttggtaccaaaacgccagtaaacagcgagccactcgaaggctgtaaaacacactggaattttttgtgcagaagaagaagaagaagaagctcagaaaatttcgtaaggaaggattctgggattcaaactctatttatagagttgctggcattgtttctgaaaaggtttgcaacctttcaaaaacagtcatggctgttggaacagggttatttgaaatattgcgggaaaatatatttaaaataatgcGGGAAAGAAAATggggcctgaccgaaccgggtcgcgggtcatgagttattccggattgaattttttgttaattatttaaataattaattaaataattgaaaggaattttgtccaaaaagatccaaatccgaagccgagcgacgacgacggcgcgaggcttgccttcttcttaaatctttaagagctagaagaatagcaattatatatatacccatcaaaagtcttttcttcctccgatatgggacaatgtccctttggcaacggaaactcaaatatttcattttccctccatttctcattcatcCTCTTTAacctacacaagcttaaaatcccaacataaACCTGCTCAAACAATGAACTACGCTTTTGGGTGTGTCAAGagaattcaaaatataatatatagaattGCAAAAACGGATTTTGCCTTATATATGTAAATGAAAATTTTCAGCCCTGTCGGACGAATACGTGATAAATCTGGAGCGACGTCATCCTTTATGCCTAATCCACCACTGACGCCTAGTGCTCGAGCACATTCGCAAGCATCTCTAAAGACAGGACAATCAAGAAACTCTCATCAAGGACCTTCGATTGAGTCACAGTTATCACGGATTCTTGTAGAAAATGCGCATCTAATTTCGGAGATTGAAAATACTGGTGCGGGTTAGTTCTCTGTTGATATTGGCTTATGATATCAGTTGGTGTTTATGTGAGCTAGTTTCATATGCATTTTCACTAATGTATAGCTAACAACAAAATTGTACAAGACATGAATTGACCGGCTATTAATCAGTACTCTACTACGAAGTGTTTGTAAATCTTAGTCCCCATATAACTACTAGATAAACCCATAAAAAAGATGGCTGAAAAAGAATGAGAATAGCACACTGATAAATATATCGTCTTTGTTATAGGTAAATTTCAAACTTACATATGTTCACCATTGGAAATACATCCATAGAAGGAGAATGCATATATAATATATTCTTCACACAACATTCTTTATTTCACACGTAGCTAGCTAGAACTAGCCAATATTGCCAAATACTCTATCACACACAGAGATATGTGTGTATTAACATACATATATATGGCTACGAGCCATTGAATAGCATAGAGATTAGATTACTTGAGAAGGTGACCCTCTATGTCTTTGGTCAAATGTAGGACAAAACCCAAGAGAACGAGAGGATCTGGTGTGTCTTCAGTTTTCTTCTCGTACACAAATGTCCATGTAGTCCATTGGTGGTCATGGGATGTGGTAATAGTGAAGGAATTGTACAACTCTAATAGATCTCCTCCAATTACTTTCCAAGTGATTGATTTCTTCTGATGATCCACGGCTTCAATGACTTGCTTACAGATCTTATCTTTTCCATCTATAATCAATAAAGTTCAAAAATACAATAGAGGTTACTCCATGTTCAACTGTTCAATTCCTCATATAAAAGATATAAACATTCAGAATAACATATTTTCTTCtcatttcttttgtttttcattttcattttctccaaatattatttgaagctcgcGAAGATTAGACGTGCTATATTTTTTCCTGAATAGAATTATCGTTAATAATTTTAAAAGAACATTTGGCATTGTGGAAAATTATTGAAAGAGTACTTGGTAATTGGTGGGTGAAAAATATTttacatatatattatattgAATGCTAGTAATAATATTAGCAAATAGAGTGTTAAGAAGTTTTTGAGCATCATCAATAATATGTCTAAGTGTTAGATGGAGCAAAGTAAAATGAAGTTAAGCATCAAGATAGTTATAAGAAAAGTGACTTCCGTCAACAAGATTTTCCCCTTTAATTTTTCATACTATTAAGGACGAGGAGTTAAGTGTGAGCTACAACTTTAAAACCAATCTACCTAATACCTTACTCAAAGCAAAAAAACGAGAAGAAAAGtcgtttataaaaaaatattgatccttaataaatttttacaatatttaaaaattattcttATATCTATTTAAGGTGGAGAAAGAGACAGATGCGTGATTTAGAAGGGAAAAGGATGCATTGTCCATGAAACATTTTGTTCATGTTATTAATAATAACTCAGATTAGAAGAcagcttaagcctacttaaaaGCTGAGAGAGaaaaggaagctcgagagttacatcagctaagtaaaTCAGAAGTCTGAATATTAGACCCagataattatagaaatcgtgacttagaacattgcagaatcactcttaatagcataagtacaagagagatagtatagCAGCCATATTCTATGAaaactctacgataaagccagttagaagagtaccagccttagAGATAACAAAAGATAGAGATGACATGCTAAATATGTGCACCCACTGTTGCGGGACTCCGAGATATTACTAGGGTGAGGGAACATTATTTTTACCATTCGAGTAAAGAACATAGACGACAACAGCATTATAATCTAGAATACTGCAAAAATAAGAAGACAAGATCTGAGACGAGCGACATCATGTAGTTGGTACTTCAAAGACGATTGTGGACTATAAAGTATAACATGGATAAACAA
This region of Nicotiana tomentosiformis chromosome 4, ASM39032v3, whole genome shotgun sequence genomic DNA includes:
- the LOC104109203 gene encoding MLP-like protein 34 is translated as LLIIDGKDKICKQMIEAVDHQKKSITWKVIGGDLLELYNSFTITTSHDHQWTTWTFVYEKKTEDTPDPLVLLGFVLHLTKDIEGHLLKTLLIIDGKDKICKQVIEAVDHQKKSITWKVIGGDLLELYNSFTITTSHDHQWTTWTFVYEKKTEDTPDPLVLLGFVLHLTKDIEGHLLK